A genome region from Thalassotalea euphylliae includes the following:
- a CDS encoding sulfotransferase domain-containing protein, translated as MHSILNFFKREKEVSNLYIVSYPRSGHHAMIGFLNNITDFSNHYCEFYTCTRHNGEAIDCKQSKLSHRFKRHNCGAGNKYLKNHDFDLKLPFKSHHKYIVQYRHPFYSIESWYEMESGKGKKTGDWAAFFNEKLGFWQKFMHKWVVKHGVKDNVILVNYDELASRDKIISIAEFADCDLKGNIENFRPNFKKQTRILKRTSLQMTEKELEILPLLKKLGIKPIFN; from the coding sequence AGCAATCTCTATATTGTTTCATATCCGAGAAGTGGCCATCACGCTATGATAGGTTTTTTAAACAATATAACTGACTTTTCTAATCACTATTGTGAGTTCTATACTTGTACCCGTCACAATGGCGAGGCAATTGATTGTAAACAAAGTAAGTTGAGTCATAGATTCAAAAGGCATAACTGTGGCGCCGGCAACAAATATCTTAAAAACCATGATTTTGATTTAAAACTTCCTTTTAAAAGTCACCATAAATACATAGTTCAATACAGGCACCCCTTTTATTCAATAGAAAGTTGGTATGAGATGGAATCAGGTAAAGGCAAGAAAACAGGGGATTGGGCCGCTTTTTTTAATGAGAAACTAGGTTTTTGGCAAAAGTTTATGCATAAGTGGGTTGTTAAACATGGTGTCAAAGACAATGTCATACTTGTTAACTATGATGAACTTGCATCGAGAGATAAGATCATTTCGATAGCCGAGTTCGCAGACTGTGACTTAAAAGGTAATATTGAAAACTTTCGTCCAAATTTCAAAAAACAAACACGTATATTAAAGCGTACATCACTGCAAATGACCGAGAAGGAATTAGAAATCTTGCCACTATTAAAAAAGTTAGGCATAAAGCCAATCTTTAATTGA